One region of Marivirga arenosa genomic DNA includes:
- a CDS encoding 4-hydroxy-3-methylbut-2-enyl diphosphate reductase, translating to MMDKLQVTIDQDSGYCFGVEYAIRMAEDAMQDTEKLYCLGDIVHNDMEVKRLYNKGLRVISHEELKELKDCKVLIRAHGEPPETYKLALDNNIELIDASCPVVLKLQNRVKNAHDKMCADKGQVVIYGKKGHAEVTGLNGQTNGNAIIIMDDDDLDKIDYTRPVTLFSQTTKSTKGFYDIKEKIEKRLENSQADLREGEMATLNANDSICRQVSNREPKLKVFANEHDVILFVSGKKSSNGKALYQVCKNQNENSFFIENEKEINTAWFEGKKTVGICGATSTPMWLMKEVKKFVENIKQESLLSC from the coding sequence ATGATGGATAAATTACAAGTTACGATAGATCAAGATTCTGGCTACTGTTTTGGCGTTGAATATGCTATAAGAATGGCAGAAGATGCGATGCAGGATACAGAGAAATTATACTGTCTTGGTGATATTGTCCATAATGATATGGAGGTCAAAAGGCTCTATAACAAAGGGCTACGAGTGATTTCTCACGAAGAGTTGAAAGAACTTAAAGACTGTAAAGTATTAATTCGTGCACATGGTGAGCCTCCTGAAACTTATAAGCTGGCATTGGATAATAATATTGAGTTGATTGATGCAAGCTGTCCAGTTGTACTTAAACTACAGAATAGAGTTAAAAATGCGCATGATAAAATGTGTGCTGATAAGGGTCAAGTAGTGATTTATGGTAAGAAAGGTCATGCCGAGGTTACAGGTCTAAATGGTCAGACAAATGGTAATGCGATCATAATTATGGATGATGATGATCTTGATAAAATTGATTATACAAGACCTGTTACATTATTTAGTCAAACTACAAAAAGTACCAAAGGCTTTTACGATATAAAAGAGAAAATAGAAAAGAGATTAGAAAACTCTCAAGCAGACTTAAGAGAAGGGGAGATGGCTACTTTAAATGCAAATGATAGTATTTGTAGACAAGTATCCAATCGCGAGCCAAAATTGAAAGTTTTTGCCAATGAACACGATGTTATCCTTTTTGTAAGTGGTAAGAAAAGTTCAAATGGCAAAGCGCTCTATCAAGTTTGTAAAAATCAGAACGAGAATAGCTTTTTTATAGAGAATGAAAAAGAAATAAATACTGCTTGGTTTGAGGGTAAAAAAACTGTTGGAATATGCGGTGCAACTTCAACTCCAATGTGGCTAATGAAGGAAGTGAAAAAATTTGTAGAAAATATTAAACAGGAAAGCCTTCTTAGCTGTTAA
- a CDS encoding TrmH family RNA methyltransferase yields MLTKNNTKFIKSLQLKKFRQKEGLFLVEGAKNTLELIHSSYKIKNLLVTDSFLSQNQNVINSNNIEVEILKEKELSSISTFKSNADALAVVYEKTPPTYNAAGFDLVLDDIRDPGNLGTIIRLADWYGIKNIICSSTTAEFYNPKVISASMGSIFRVNLYRENLSEFLKKQKDREIYGALLKGENVHKTDFKQNGLLIIGNESHGINQELIPMISNHITIPRIGEAESLNAAMATAIICDNVFRNQ; encoded by the coding sequence ATGCTTACTAAGAATAATACAAAGTTCATCAAATCTCTTCAATTAAAGAAATTCCGACAGAAAGAAGGGCTTTTTCTAGTTGAAGGTGCCAAAAACACCCTTGAACTGATCCATTCTTCCTACAAAATTAAAAACTTATTGGTTACGGATTCATTTTTATCTCAAAATCAAAATGTAATAAATTCAAATAATATTGAGGTCGAAATTTTAAAAGAGAAAGAACTTAGCAGCATCAGTACATTTAAAAGTAATGCTGATGCGCTAGCAGTAGTCTATGAAAAAACTCCGCCAACATATAACGCTGCTGGATTTGATTTAGTTTTAGATGATATCAGAGACCCAGGAAATTTAGGAACCATTATCAGGTTAGCAGATTGGTATGGAATCAAAAATATTATTTGCTCCTCCACAACAGCTGAATTTTACAACCCTAAAGTTATAAGCGCTTCTATGGGGTCTATTTTCAGAGTTAATTTATATAGAGAAAATTTATCTGAATTCTTAAAAAAGCAAAAGGATAGGGAAATCTATGGCGCATTATTAAAAGGAGAGAATGTACACAAAACAGACTTTAAGCAAAACGGATTATTAATAATAGGGAATGAATCACATGGTATTAATCAAGAGTTAATTCCAATGATTTCCAATCACATTACTATCCCAAGAATAGGGGAAGCAGAATCATTAAATGCTGCTATGGCTACTGCTATTATTTGTGATAATGTGTTTAGAAATCAATAA
- a CDS encoding CatA-like O-acetyltransferase yields MKKIDFNNHPRSDHFNFFNSFDEPFYGVNINLKCSEAYNYCKENKISFYKYYLHKIIIAVNSVPEMRYRLIEGDVYDVETVHISATVLRSDKTFGYSRMLYSDSFDEFSKNVQSEIDRIENEKGLDLMGGMVDVIHFTAVPWMKFTSISHARNFKFPDSMPKISVGKIFTDNGETFMPFSVHVNHAFVDGYHLGQFIQKLESLIY; encoded by the coding sequence GTGAAAAAAATAGATTTTAATAATCATCCCAGATCAGATCATTTTAATTTTTTCAATTCATTTGATGAGCCATTTTATGGTGTAAATATAAATCTAAAGTGTAGTGAAGCTTATAACTACTGCAAGGAAAATAAAATATCATTTTATAAATATTATCTCCATAAAATTATAATAGCTGTCAATAGCGTGCCCGAAATGCGTTATAGATTAATTGAGGGTGATGTATATGATGTTGAAACTGTTCATATTTCTGCTACAGTTTTAAGGTCCGATAAAACCTTTGGTTATTCTCGTATGCTCTATTCAGATTCCTTTGATGAATTTTCAAAAAATGTTCAAAGTGAGATTGACAGAATCGAAAATGAAAAAGGCCTTGATTTGATGGGAGGGATGGTAGATGTTATTCATTTTACAGCTGTACCATGGATGAAATTCACTTCAATATCACATGCCAGAAATTTTAAGTTTCCTGATAGCATGCCGAAAATATCAGTTGGAAAGATATTTACTGATAATGGAGAGACTTTTATGCCATTTTCAGTTCATGTAAATCATGCATTTGTGGATGGCTATCATTTAGGTCAGTTCATTCAAAAGTTGGAAAGCTTGATTTATTGA
- the tamL gene encoding translocation and assembly module lipoprotein TamL, whose product MIIKLIKTFLLLSIVFFSSCVGTSYLQKDEKLLYKQKIKGNENISSDRLEDLYRQKANRRILLLPFSPFVAIYELGKAEYDAEEIQKEKENTQAKLSSKIEQARNNDKFNKATRLERKLNKKNQKFNTKLEDGNLFMRWGEPLAVYDSSRIEDTKNQMELYLESKGYFDSEVDYTVDFRGVTKKHAIVTYHVKENSAYRIDTIFYDAGDDKTIMSVLIGSKRNSLIKVGDVYEQSKLTSERERIENIMKDNGYYTFSRQYVEYNVFRNPDTTALGLEILINKPQGLSKHKRYALDKVNFTTDVNTQIGGLKRTSEKFNGIDYSYYNYSYRKKVLDQRVFIRPGEYYSLENTLNTQRQLANLDMFRFVNIKYDTAGGDFIANIFTSPLEKFQLSNEVGVNVNVTFGLPGPFYNVSLKNRNPFGGVEIMELSGRIGYEAVATLSDQTNVTTATEARANLGFTFPHFLFPLGTTVKSKFALLNPKTKTSVGFNFTQRPEYERSNLNGSFGYSWQNKKRWIYDLTVTDVNFIESALDSTFQQLLERESRFGGQLSRSFLPSFVSSSSITVSKNFNNYGQAKSRASYLRLFAETGGNLLNINAINESLNQDSLQYFQFLKASIDYRTYIPYGKESTFAYRFNVGVARPYGRFSEDILPYEKYYFAGGSNSIRAWAPRRLGPGSFVETDDEGNFIYNFEQPGEIILETSFEVRRNLINFLDGALFLDAGNVWTFADDAENPGSQFKLNEFYKEIAIGTGFGLRIDFSFLILRFDLGFKLYDPAREPGERWTISEWNLGTRQNYGPALNIGIGYPF is encoded by the coding sequence TTGATTATAAAATTAATAAAAACCTTTTTACTGTTAAGTATAGTCTTTTTTAGTTCTTGTGTGGGTACAAGTTACCTACAAAAAGATGAAAAGCTTCTATACAAGCAAAAAATCAAAGGTAATGAAAATATATCTTCTGATCGCTTAGAAGACCTATATAGACAGAAGGCCAACAGACGCATATTACTTCTTCCTTTTTCACCATTTGTTGCAATTTATGAATTAGGAAAAGCGGAGTATGATGCAGAGGAAATTCAAAAAGAAAAGGAGAATACTCAAGCCAAATTATCGTCTAAAATTGAGCAAGCTAGAAATAATGATAAATTTAATAAAGCTACTCGTTTAGAAAGAAAACTGAACAAGAAAAATCAAAAATTCAATACAAAACTTGAAGACGGTAATCTTTTTATGCGTTGGGGAGAACCACTTGCAGTATATGATTCATCAAGAATAGAGGATACTAAAAATCAAATGGAATTATATCTGGAATCAAAAGGGTATTTTGATTCAGAAGTAGATTATACTGTTGATTTTAGAGGGGTTACTAAAAAACATGCAATAGTTACTTATCATGTAAAAGAGAATTCAGCCTATAGAATAGATACTATATTTTATGATGCAGGGGATGATAAGACGATAATGAGCGTATTGATTGGCTCCAAAAGAAATAGCCTAATTAAAGTAGGTGATGTTTATGAACAAAGTAAACTCACATCAGAAAGGGAGCGAATAGAAAATATTATGAAGGATAATGGGTATTATACCTTTTCCAGACAATATGTAGAATATAATGTTTTCAGAAATCCTGATACTACAGCTCTCGGTTTAGAAATTCTTATAAATAAACCACAAGGTTTAAGTAAGCACAAAAGATACGCTTTAGATAAAGTTAATTTCACTACTGATGTTAATACTCAGATAGGTGGACTTAAAAGAACATCAGAAAAGTTTAATGGAATTGACTATTCCTATTATAATTATTCATACCGAAAAAAAGTATTAGACCAAAGAGTATTCATTAGACCAGGAGAATATTATAGTTTAGAAAATACGCTTAATACTCAGCGACAGCTTGCAAATTTAGATATGTTCCGTTTCGTAAACATAAAATATGATACAGCGGGTGGTGATTTTATTGCTAATATTTTCACAAGTCCATTAGAGAAATTTCAGCTGAGTAATGAGGTAGGGGTTAATGTAAATGTAACCTTTGGTTTACCCGGGCCTTTTTATAATGTGTCGCTGAAGAATCGAAATCCATTTGGTGGCGTAGAGATAATGGAATTATCTGGAAGGATTGGATATGAAGCAGTGGCAACTCTATCGGATCAAACTAATGTAACAACAGCTACTGAAGCAAGAGCTAATTTAGGGTTTACATTTCCTCATTTTCTTTTTCCATTAGGAACAACCGTTAAGTCAAAATTTGCTTTATTAAACCCTAAAACTAAAACAAGTGTCGGGTTTAATTTTACGCAGAGACCTGAATATGAGAGAAGTAATTTGAATGGGAGTTTTGGTTATTCTTGGCAAAATAAGAAGAGATGGATATATGATCTTACTGTAACTGATGTTAACTTTATTGAATCCGCCCTCGATAGTACTTTTCAACAGTTGCTTGAAAGAGAAAGCCGCTTTGGAGGCCAGCTAAGTAGATCTTTCCTTCCCTCATTTGTTTCTAGTAGTTCAATTACAGTCTCCAAGAATTTTAATAATTATGGTCAGGCGAAAAGTAGAGCGAGCTATCTAAGGTTATTTGCGGAAACAGGTGGGAATTTACTAAATATTAATGCAATCAATGAAAGCTTAAATCAAGATTCATTACAATATTTTCAATTTTTGAAAGCTTCAATTGATTACAGAACCTATATTCCTTATGGTAAAGAAAGTACTTTTGCTTATCGTTTTAATGTTGGAGTAGCGAGACCTTATGGACGTTTTTCCGAGGATATTCTTCCTTATGAAAAATATTATTTTGCAGGGGGTAGTAATAGTATTCGCGCTTGGGCTCCAAGACGTTTAGGTCCAGGTAGCTTTGTTGAGACCGATGATGAAGGTAATTTCATCTATAATTTTGAGCAACCGGGAGAAATAATATTGGAAACAAGCTTTGAAGTAAGAAGAAATCTGATCAATTTCTTAGATGGGGCTTTATTCCTAGATGCAGGAAATGTTTGGACATTTGCTGATGATGCAGAAAACCCTGGGAGTCAATTCAAGCTTAATGAGTTTTACAAAGAAATTGCGATTGGAACAGGTTTTGGTTTACGTATTGACTTTTCATTCCTTATTCTCCGATTTGACTTAGGATTTAAATTATACGATCCTGCTAGAGAGCCAGGAGAAAGATGGACTATTTCAGAATGGAATTTAGGAACAAGGCAGAACTATGGCCCTGCCCTTAATATTGGAATAGGTTATCCATTCTGA
- a CDS encoding Na(+)-translocating NADH-quinone reductase subunit A produces the protein MSHTIKLKKGFDINLAGKAEKSISKAPKPETFAIKPTDFPAITRPKLLVEEGDSVKAGTPLIYDKMAENVMYCSPVSGEVAEIRRGEKRKLLEIRILADKEVEFEDFGSHSKSDINSLDVEKAKELMLKSGVWPNLVQRPYGIVANPEDKPKAIFISAFDTHPLAPDYNFTFKEEEEAFAAGLEIIKKFTDGKVHVNISEDREMLKMFSQAEGVQINRFSGKHPSGNVGVQIHHIDPINKGEVAWTIKPLGVIQIGKLFLNGKYDASRKVALTGSEVKEPQYYDTYAGASIKNIIKDNIKSDHVRYVSGNVLTGERIDADGYLGFYDEQITVVPEGDFEELLGWIKPTTSKLSFHRAIGLLSFLNKKKEYVLNTNTNGEERAFVMTGEFEKVLPMDILPNYLFKAIMAEDFDEMEALGIFELVEEDVALCEFIDVSKHELQILLRKGINLMING, from the coding sequence ATGTCTCATACCATTAAACTTAAAAAAGGATTTGATATTAATTTAGCTGGAAAAGCTGAAAAAAGTATATCAAAAGCACCTAAACCGGAAACGTTTGCTATAAAACCAACGGATTTCCCAGCTATCACTAGGCCTAAGTTATTAGTAGAGGAAGGAGATTCAGTTAAAGCTGGAACACCTCTTATCTATGATAAAATGGCTGAAAATGTAATGTATTGCTCTCCAGTGAGCGGTGAAGTTGCAGAAATTAGAAGAGGTGAAAAGCGTAAATTACTAGAAATTAGGATTTTAGCGGATAAAGAGGTTGAATTTGAAGATTTCGGATCTCATTCAAAATCAGATATTAATTCTTTAGATGTTGAAAAGGCAAAAGAATTGATGCTAAAAAGTGGTGTTTGGCCTAATTTGGTTCAAAGACCTTATGGTATTGTAGCTAATCCTGAAGATAAACCAAAAGCAATTTTCATTTCAGCTTTTGATACCCATCCTTTAGCTCCTGACTATAACTTCACTTTTAAAGAAGAAGAGGAAGCTTTTGCGGCAGGTTTAGAAATAATTAAGAAATTTACTGATGGAAAGGTTCATGTCAATATTTCGGAAGATAGAGAAATGTTGAAAATGTTCAGCCAAGCAGAAGGTGTTCAAATTAACAGATTCTCAGGAAAACATCCTTCAGGAAATGTTGGCGTTCAAATCCATCACATCGATCCTATTAATAAAGGAGAAGTAGCATGGACGATTAAGCCTCTTGGAGTAATTCAAATAGGTAAATTATTCTTAAATGGAAAATACGATGCCTCTAGAAAAGTAGCATTAACAGGGTCTGAAGTTAAAGAACCTCAGTATTATGATACTTATGCAGGAGCATCTATCAAAAACATCATTAAAGACAATATTAAAAGTGATCACGTAAGATATGTTTCAGGAAACGTACTTACAGGTGAGCGAATTGATGCTGATGGTTATCTTGGCTTTTATGACGAGCAAATCACAGTCGTGCCGGAAGGTGATTTTGAAGAATTATTAGGATGGATTAAACCAACTACTTCAAAATTAAGCTTCCATAGAGCTATTGGTCTTTTATCTTTCTTAAATAAAAAGAAAGAATATGTATTGAATACCAATACTAACGGAGAAGAAAGAGCATTTGTGATGACAGGTGAATTCGAGAAAGTTTTACCAATGGATATTCTTCCTAATTATTTATTCAAAGCTATAATGGCTGAAGATTTTGATGAAATGGAAGCCTTAGGTATATTCGAGCTTGTGGAAGAAGATGTTGCGCTATGTGAATTCATTGATGTTTCAAAACATGAATTACAGATCCTTTTAAGAAAAGGAATCAACTTAATGATAAATGGATAA
- the cmk gene encoding (d)CMP kinase, with the protein MRKIVIAIDGFSACGKSSTAKEVANQLGYNYIDSGAMYRAVTLYFHEHYITSDNPKEVSKALENIDISFNFNERMAFSETYLNGLNVEEEIRKMYISNQVSKISAIPEVRKDMVNQQRKLGKKKGVVMDGRDIGSNVFPNAELKVFMKADLTVRAERRQKELLEKDQLVPLPEIEENLLARDKMDSERKENPLIIPEDAYILDTSELTFPEQVEFVLQLATEKMIENDG; encoded by the coding sequence ATGAGGAAAATAGTTATTGCAATAGATGGATTTTCTGCTTGTGGAAAGAGCAGTACAGCAAAAGAAGTAGCCAATCAATTAGGATATAATTATATCGATTCAGGAGCCATGTATAGGGCAGTTACCTTATATTTTCATGAGCATTATATCACAAGTGATAATCCTAAAGAAGTTTCAAAAGCATTAGAAAATATAGACATTTCATTTAATTTTAATGAAAGAATGGCTTTTAGCGAAACTTATTTGAATGGCTTAAATGTTGAAGAGGAAATTCGAAAAATGTACATCTCGAATCAGGTAAGTAAAATAAGTGCTATTCCTGAGGTGAGAAAAGATATGGTAAATCAACAGCGTAAGTTAGGAAAGAAAAAAGGGGTTGTGATGGATGGAAGAGATATAGGCTCTAATGTTTTTCCTAATGCTGAACTAAAAGTTTTTATGAAGGCAGACTTAACTGTTAGAGCTGAACGAAGACAAAAAGAATTGTTAGAAAAAGATCAGCTTGTCCCTTTACCAGAAATTGAGGAAAATTTATTGGCAAGAGATAAAATGGATTCTGAAAGAAAAGAGAATCCATTAATTATACCTGAAGATGCTTACATCTTAGATACAAGTGAGCTTACTTTTCCAGAGCAAGTGGAATTTGTATTACAATTGGCTACTGAGAAAATGATTGAAAATGATGGATAA
- a CDS encoding DUF4199 domain-containing protein, translating into MKKDSIEYNGIVGGIGVLLGLIALFIIMKLTGLEHNLELRALNIFIMGAGVLYSIKSIKKHNSEFNYFKGIGTGMLTAAISSIAFATFIFIYLMGNPDFLMEIKNVEPFGNYLNAFTISFIIILEGAGSGFFLSFGVMQWYKKRHSDDFLKSQQENRKTN; encoded by the coding sequence ATGAAAAAAGATTCAATTGAATACAATGGTATTGTTGGAGGAATTGGTGTTTTACTAGGACTAATTGCTCTGTTTATAATAATGAAGCTTACTGGTCTTGAACATAATTTAGAATTAAGAGCACTCAATATCTTTATTATGGGGGCAGGTGTATTATACTCTATAAAATCGATTAAAAAGCATAATTCTGAATTCAATTATTTTAAAGGAATAGGAACAGGAATGCTTACAGCAGCGATTTCATCCATAGCTTTTGCCACATTTATTTTCATTTACTTAATGGGGAATCCTGATTTTTTAATGGAAATTAAAAATGTAGAACCATTTGGGAATTATCTGAATGCATTTACCATTTCATTCATCATAATATTAGAAGGGGCTGGATCAGGTTTTTTCTTAAGTTTTGGAGTTATGCAATGGTATAAAAAAAGGCATTCTGATGATTTCTTAAAAAGCCAGCAAGAAAATAGAAAAACTAATTAA
- the nqrE gene encoding NADH:ubiquinone reductase (Na(+)-transporting) subunit E, producing the protein MDLINLGIKSIFIENMVFAYFLGMCSFLAVSKKVSTAFGLGLAVVFVLTITVPTNWLLSEYILNEGALAWISKDFATVDLSFLSFIMYIAVIASMVQLVEMVIEKTSPSLYGSLGIFLPLIAVNCAILGSSLFMAQRDYSLSESAVYGFSSGIGWFLAIIALAAIRERLKYSNVPDGLKGLGITMLITGLMGIAFMSFMGISI; encoded by the coding sequence ATGGATTTAATTAATTTAGGAATAAAATCAATTTTTATAGAAAATATGGTATTTGCCTATTTTCTAGGAATGTGTTCATTTTTGGCGGTTTCTAAAAAGGTAAGTACTGCATTTGGATTAGGATTAGCAGTAGTTTTTGTATTAACAATTACTGTTCCTACAAACTGGTTACTAAGTGAATATATCTTAAATGAAGGAGCTTTAGCTTGGATCAGTAAGGATTTTGCAACTGTAGATTTAAGCTTCCTAAGCTTTATCATGTATATTGCAGTAATTGCTTCTATGGTTCAGTTAGTGGAAATGGTTATTGAAAAAACTTCTCCATCATTATATGGTTCATTGGGTATTTTCTTGCCATTGATTGCTGTAAACTGTGCAATCTTAGGGTCTTCTTTATTTATGGCTCAAAGAGATTACAGCTTATCTGAATCTGCAGTTTATGGATTTTCATCAGGTATTGGATGGTTCTTGGCTATTATTGCTTTAGCTGCAATTAGAGAAAGATTAAAATATTCAAATGTTCCTGATGGATTAAAAGGATTAGGAATTACAATGTTAATCACTGGATTAATGGGAATTGCTTTCATGTCATTCATGGGAATCTCAATTTAA
- the nqrC gene encoding NADH:ubiquinone reductase (Na(+)-transporting) subunit C — translation MQQSNSYIIIFSVILTVVLGGLLAATSVGLGPIQQKSVELDTKKQILGAVMDVDSDMDVLATYEKVIQSEVVDYQGNIVTENSEGNEIVAEDVNVEKEFEKAPEDRLYPVFKFFGKNGGEEIESYILPVYGNGLWDNIWGYVALDTQGKTIKGAVFAHAGETPGLGARITESEVQKRFEGKELYNDQGELVSVKMLKGENNPPSKLDAHHVDGMSGATITGNGLNAMLENYFSHYKSYFNKKGATASL, via the coding sequence GTGCAACAGTCTAATTCTTATATTATCATATTCTCCGTCATTCTTACTGTAGTATTAGGCGGATTGTTAGCGGCTACATCAGTAGGATTAGGGCCAATCCAACAAAAATCAGTAGAGTTGGATACAAAGAAACAAATTCTTGGTGCAGTAATGGATGTAGATTCCGATATGGATGTATTGGCTACCTATGAGAAAGTTATTCAATCTGAAGTAGTTGATTATCAAGGAAACATTGTTACTGAAAATAGTGAAGGCAATGAAATAGTTGCAGAGGATGTAAATGTTGAAAAAGAGTTTGAAAAAGCTCCAGAAGATAGACTTTATCCTGTTTTTAAATTTTTTGGTAAAAATGGAGGTGAAGAAATCGAATCTTATATCCTACCTGTTTATGGTAATGGTCTATGGGATAACATCTGGGGATATGTAGCACTTGATACTCAAGGTAAAACAATCAAAGGAGCTGTTTTTGCACATGCTGGCGAAACTCCTGGTTTAGGGGCAAGAATTACTGAAAGTGAGGTTCAGAAAAGATTTGAAGGTAAAGAGCTATATAACGATCAAGGTGAATTAGTATCAGTTAAAATGTTAAAAGGGGAAAACAATCCTCCAAGTAAGCTTGATGCGCACCATGTTGATGGAATGTCTGGAGCTACTATTACAGGGAATGGTTTAAATGCCATGCTTGAGAATTACTTCAGTCATTATAAGTCATATTTCAATAAAAAAGGAGCAACAGCATCTTTATAA
- a CDS encoding NADH:ubiquinone reductase (Na(+)-transporting) subunit B has product MNPIQKFFDKIEPLFEKGGKYEKYYTLYEGHRTILFRPKLVTGKKGVQVRDANDLKRTMITVVIAMIPCLLFGIWNIGHQHFLAIGETATFLQKIGIGAMQALPIVIVSYAVGLGTEFTICVIRNHPVNEGYLVTGMLIALIMPPSIPLWQVALATVFAVVIAKEVFGGTGMNVLNVALTARAFLYFAYPTDISGEVWTYLGDAAVVDGYSGATALGVAYDTALNGTGSVVSAFGNYWAEGMYSFSNMFLGAIPGSIGETSTLLALVGALILIITGVGSWKIIVSVFAGAWLMGLGFNAIGVNAFMDMPAHYHLVIGGLAFGAVFMATDPVSASHTETGKWIYGLLIGVLTVIIRVVNPAYPEGIMLAILLMNVFAPLIDHYVVESNKKRRLKRATV; this is encoded by the coding sequence ATGAATCCAATACAAAAATTCTTCGATAAAATTGAACCTCTTTTTGAGAAAGGGGGGAAATACGAGAAGTACTACACATTGTACGAAGGTCACCGTACAATCCTTTTTAGGCCTAAATTAGTAACGGGTAAAAAAGGTGTTCAGGTTAGAGATGCAAATGATTTAAAGAGAACCATGATCACTGTTGTGATCGCTATGATTCCTTGTTTACTATTCGGAATTTGGAATATTGGTCATCAGCATTTTTTAGCTATAGGTGAAACAGCTACTTTTTTACAAAAAATTGGAATAGGAGCTATGCAAGCTCTTCCAATTGTAATCGTATCCTACGCAGTAGGTTTAGGTACAGAATTTACTATATGTGTGATAAGAAATCACCCTGTAAATGAAGGCTACCTTGTAACGGGTATGCTTATTGCTTTAATTATGCCGCCAAGTATTCCATTATGGCAAGTTGCTTTAGCTACTGTTTTTGCAGTTGTTATTGCTAAAGAGGTATTCGGTGGTACTGGGATGAATGTACTTAACGTAGCATTAACTGCTAGAGCATTCCTCTACTTCGCTTATCCAACTGATATTTCAGGTGAGGTTTGGACATACTTAGGTGATGCAGCAGTTGTTGATGGTTATTCTGGTGCAACTGCTTTAGGTGTAGCATACGATACTGCATTGAATGGTACAGGATCTGTTGTTTCTGCTTTTGGAAATTATTGGGCAGAAGGTATGTATTCATTTTCAAATATGTTCTTAGGAGCTATTCCAGGTTCAATTGGAGAAACTTCAACTTTGCTAGCATTAGTGGGTGCTCTAATATTAATTATAACAGGAGTAGGTAGCTGGAAAATCATAGTGAGTGTTTTTGCAGGTGCTTGGTTAATGGGATTAGGATTTAATGCTATTGGTGTAAACGCATTTATGGATATGCCAGCTCATTACCATTTAGTAATTGGAGGTTTAGCATTTGGAGCAGTTTTTATGGCTACGGATCCAGTGTCTGCTTCTCATACCGAAACTGGTAAATGGATTTATGGATTATTAATTGGTGTTCTTACTGTAATAATTAGAGTAGTAAATCCAGCTTATCCGGAGGGAATTATGTTAGCCATTTTATTGATGAATGTATTCGCTCCATTAATCGATCATTATGTTGTTGAATCAAATAAAAAGAGGAGGTTAAAACGTGCAACAGTCTAA
- a CDS encoding NADH:ubiquinone reductase (Na(+)-transporting) subunit D, translating into MSTETVDKPVKQESEALLSKRRKKIVSDPLNDDNPITIQVLGICSALAVTTQMKPTMVMSIAVIFVIVFSNLSISLIRKAIPNRVRIIVQLAVIATLVTLVNEVLKAFAYDMYKELSVFVGLIITNCIIMGRLEAFALGNKPYDSVLDGLGSGLGYAWIILAVAFFRELFGSGAVFGFEVFEAIGFSKEGWMGVDYQANGIMVTPVGAFFILGLIIWVQRNKTGYVEH; encoded by the coding sequence ATGAGTACAGAAACTGTAGATAAACCAGTAAAACAAGAATCAGAGGCTCTTCTTTCCAAAAGAAGAAAAAAAATTGTTTCTGATCCATTAAATGATGATAACCCGATTACCATTCAGGTATTAGGTATATGTTCTGCATTAGCGGTTACCACTCAAATGAAACCAACAATGGTAATGTCGATTGCGGTTATTTTCGTAATTGTGTTTTCTAACCTTTCTATATCTTTAATTAGAAAGGCAATCCCTAACCGTGTTAGAATCATAGTGCAATTAGCAGTGATAGCTACTTTGGTAACCTTAGTAAATGAGGTGCTAAAAGCTTTTGCTTATGATATGTACAAAGAATTAAGTGTATTTGTAGGTTTGATTATCACAAACTGTATCATTATGGGTCGTCTTGAAGCCTTCGCTTTAGGTAATAAACCTTATGATTCGGTTTTGGATGGTTTAGGCAGTGGTCTAGGCTATGCTTGGATAATCTTAGCGGTCGCTTTTTTTAGAGAATTATTTGGCTCAGGTGCTGTATTTGGTTTCGAGGTATTCGAAGCAATTGGTTTCTCTAAAGAGGGATGGATGGGAGTTGATTATCAAGCCAATGGTATTATGGTAACACCTGTGGGTGCCTTCTTCATACTCGGATTAATAATTTGGGTACAAAGAAACAAGACTGGTTACGTAGAACATTAA